A section of the Paenibacillus aurantius genome encodes:
- a CDS encoding response regulator translates to MYNLLIVDDEPKIVHLLYEQLQDWRGAELEVYRAYSAPEALALIESIKIHIVLTDIHMPGMDGLELQSRIARLWPRCKVIFLTGYNDFEYAQQAIRNGAFDFILKIEDDDAILASINKAINALKGEMVIDQYMYKAEQQLKAARPALQKEYLWNLLQGELPAYHVHEERFRELGLPLDPHEEVLLVTGRVDRWPEGISSSDKTLLMYAVENIASEFMTETRHAFCSYQFQPWAWFIQASPAENSGHPVDWAACMTRVLGSLSDIQTACEQLLKLPLSLAVGKAPCPWSMVPVTYLQAQRKLWRGLGVGKELVIQEVGGDDSAAESPVREDKTRQELILHVRKAGRLQDHLESGQREEFYRVLGEVAEFAHTLMGIEEGKPLLVELQLALCAVHLSYLNQTDMFSEVSPHYNLAPLIGQASFRSWEEAELYFARLAELLFSLKGSEQKDRTGRIITAVHDYIEAHLDDNLSLDVLAEHVYLHPAYLSRLYKQAAGQRLSDYIKSVRIKKAKELLTDDRLKIHEVAARVGFETSYYFSKVFKKEMKVTPQEYRDRLAK, encoded by the coding sequence TTGTATAACTTATTGATTGTAGACGACGAACCGAAAATTGTTCATCTGCTGTATGAGCAGCTTCAGGACTGGCGGGGGGCGGAGCTGGAGGTGTACCGCGCCTATTCGGCACCGGAAGCGCTGGCTCTCATCGAATCCATTAAAATTCATATTGTCCTGACGGATATTCACATGCCCGGCATGGACGGATTGGAGCTCCAATCACGAATCGCCCGGCTGTGGCCGCGCTGCAAGGTCATCTTTCTGACCGGCTACAACGACTTTGAATACGCCCAACAGGCGATCCGCAACGGTGCCTTTGATTTTATTCTCAAGATTGAAGACGACGACGCCATTCTCGCCTCGATCAACAAAGCCATTAACGCACTAAAGGGAGAAATGGTGATCGATCAATACATGTACAAAGCGGAACAGCAGCTGAAAGCGGCAAGGCCGGCACTTCAGAAGGAATATCTCTGGAATCTCCTTCAGGGAGAGCTGCCGGCTTATCACGTTCATGAGGAGCGATTCCGCGAGCTCGGGCTTCCGCTGGATCCTCATGAAGAGGTCCTCTTGGTCACCGGGCGGGTGGACCGCTGGCCGGAAGGGATCTCTTCCTCCGATAAAACGCTCCTGATGTATGCGGTCGAGAATATCGCTTCGGAATTTATGACGGAGACGCGGCATGCCTTCTGCTCCTACCAATTCCAGCCGTGGGCCTGGTTCATTCAAGCTTCGCCGGCGGAGAATTCCGGACATCCGGTGGATTGGGCGGCCTGTATGACCCGGGTGCTCGGGTCGTTGTCGGACATCCAAACTGCCTGTGAGCAGCTGCTCAAGCTTCCGCTTTCGCTGGCGGTCGGAAAGGCTCCTTGTCCTTGGTCCATGGTCCCGGTTACCTATCTGCAGGCCCAGCGAAAGCTGTGGCGTGGGTTGGGGGTCGGGAAGGAGCTTGTCATCCAGGAGGTAGGAGGCGACGATTCGGCAGCGGAATCCCCCGTCAGGGAAGACAAGACCAGGCAGGAGCTTATTCTTCATGTGCGTAAAGCGGGAAGGCTCCAGGATCACCTGGAAAGCGGTCAGCGGGAGGAATTTTACCGGGTGCTTGGGGAGGTTGCGGAGTTTGCTCATACACTCATGGGTATAGAAGAGGGCAAGCCTCTCTTGGTCGAGCTTCAGCTCGCTCTGTGTGCTGTGCATCTTTCCTATCTTAACCAGACGGATATGTTTAGCGAAGTCTCTCCGCATTATAACCTCGCCCCCTTGATCGGCCAAGCGTCTTTCCGCTCCTGGGAGGAGGCAGAGCTCTATTTCGCCAGGCTGGCGGAATTGCTTTTCTCTCTTAAGGGCAGCGAGCAAAAGGACCGCACGGGGAGAATTATCACCGCCGTACATGACTACATCGAAGCCCACCTCGACGACAACCTGTCCCTTGATGTACTCGCGGAGCATGTCTATCTTCATCCGGCGTACCTTTCCCGGCTATACAAGCAAGCGGCGGGGCAGCGCCTTTCCGATTATATCAAAAGCGTCCGGATCAAGAAGGCGAAGGAGCTGTTAACCGATGACCGGCTCAAAATCCATGAGGTGGCGGCACGGGTAGGCTTTGAGACCTCCTATTATTTCTCCAAGGTGTTCAAAAAGGAGATGAAGGTAACTCCGCAGGAATACCGGGACCGTCTAGCCAAGTAA
- a CDS encoding sensor histidine kinase, whose amino-acid sequence MKLPVSLSSLYAKLILAFLVVLTPVYIISLKMNEYGELTVRKEVENSMKSRVHFYIRLLENEFTRIVHMQKEFINDRDLRKASMAFSIMSDIEFRETVYALNARLKAMMNSSVYMSDADLFLPAESRHLSAVSFYDKLPVEEYEALKTVSRHPHNPFVYWKNRLFVSFPYSDLALINEEEPIFLLSAEISQSELTEVLNRMKIDSGGGAMIMGSGGDWSVTSDDANPEARETVLPLLQQDKEPENEFRVVEMGGRRNWMAYEKSPTLGITLFMYMPEEDMLGSQAKYRQWFWMLSGISILVVIFFSYWIFRQIHLPMKRLVRAFRHVEEGNLTIEIRNKRSDEFHYLYGKFNEMVRRIKELVHEVYEQKYRANLSELRQLQSQISPHFLYNSFFILSRMAKYEEYESIRRLSQYLGSYFKFVTRTHMEEAPLDEEVNHARTYVQIQTFRFEERIQVSFGELPERLAGMKVPRLLIQPLVENAYEHGLKNKMSEGRLSVEFVDEEERLIVKVEDNGEGLSEEDFAVLNAKLTNLDEDMETTGLVNVHRRLVLRYGTPGGLRLTNFQGKGFGVEMILPKEAPLV is encoded by the coding sequence GTGAAATTACCTGTTTCGCTTTCCAGCCTGTACGCCAAGCTTATTCTAGCCTTTCTTGTTGTGTTGACCCCCGTCTATATCATCAGCTTGAAGATGAACGAATACGGAGAACTGACGGTTCGCAAGGAGGTGGAGAATTCCATGAAATCCCGGGTCCACTTCTACATTCGCCTCCTGGAGAATGAATTCACCCGCATCGTTCATATGCAGAAAGAGTTCATTAACGACCGGGACCTCCGCAAGGCGAGCATGGCTTTCTCCATCATGAGCGACATCGAATTCAGGGAAACGGTTTATGCGCTTAACGCCCGGTTGAAGGCCATGATGAATTCCAGCGTGTACATGTCGGATGCCGACTTGTTTCTTCCCGCTGAGAGCCGCCACCTGTCGGCCGTCTCCTTCTACGACAAGCTTCCTGTGGAGGAGTATGAAGCCTTGAAGACGGTAAGCCGTCATCCCCATAATCCTTTTGTTTATTGGAAGAACCGTCTGTTCGTAAGCTTTCCTTATTCGGATCTGGCCTTAATCAACGAGGAAGAGCCGATCTTCCTGCTAAGTGCGGAAATTTCCCAAAGCGAGCTGACCGAGGTTCTGAACCGTATGAAGATTGACAGCGGCGGCGGGGCGATGATCATGGGCAGCGGGGGAGACTGGTCGGTCACCAGTGACGATGCCAATCCGGAAGCAAGAGAAACGGTGCTCCCGCTGCTGCAGCAGGATAAGGAGCCGGAGAACGAGTTTCGCGTTGTGGAGATGGGTGGCCGGCGGAACTGGATGGCTTATGAGAAGTCGCCGACTCTCGGGATCACCCTATTCATGTACATGCCGGAGGAAGACATGCTCGGGTCCCAGGCGAAATACCGGCAGTGGTTCTGGATGCTGTCCGGTATCTCGATTCTGGTGGTCATTTTCTTCTCCTATTGGATTTTCCGGCAAATTCATCTGCCGATGAAGAGGCTGGTCCGTGCTTTCCGGCATGTGGAAGAGGGGAACCTGACGATCGAAATCCGCAACAAACGCTCGGATGAATTTCATTACCTGTACGGGAAATTTAATGAGATGGTTCGAAGGATCAAGGAACTGGTCCACGAGGTGTACGAGCAGAAATACCGGGCCAACCTTTCCGAGCTGCGTCAGCTTCAATCGCAAATCAGCCCCCATTTTCTGTATAACAGCTTCTTCATTCTGTCCCGCATGGCCAAGTACGAAGAATATGAGAGCATCCGAAGGCTTTCTCAGTATCTGGGGTCCTACTTTAAATTCGTCACCCGAACGCATATGGAGGAGGCACCCTTGGACGAAGAAGTGAATCATGCCCGTACTTATGTCCAGATCCAAACCTTCCGCTTCGAGGAACGGATTCAGGTTAGTTTCGGCGAACTTCCCGAACGCTTGGCGGGGATGAAGGTTCCGCGGCTGCTGATCCAGCCTCTCGTGGAGAATGCGTACGAGCACGGCCTTAAGAACAAGATGAGCGAGGGGCGGTTGTCCGTTGAATTTGTGGATGAGGAAGAGCGGTTGATCGTAAAGGTGGAAGATAACGGGGAGGGTCTATCGGAAGAGGACTTTGCCGTCCTTAACGCCAAGCTCACGAACCTGGATGAAGATATGGAGACGACCGGCCTGGTCAATGTTCACCGGAGGCTTGTCCTTCGATATGGAACGCCAGGGGGACTCCGGCTGACCAATTTCCAGGGAAAGGGCTTCGGAGTCGAGATGATCTTACCCAAGGAGGCGCCTCTTGTATAA
- a CDS encoding family 78 glycoside hydrolase catalytic domain: MNSVRTEWHAHWIWGGTEESPRNQWRCFRRTFEVPVEGWNEGTLSISADSRYVLYVNGEQVGRGPSRSWPSEQSYDTYEVGHLLRPGQPNTIAALVQHFGVSTFYYIRGRGGLLCQLELTGESGNSFRIGTGEGWLTSRYLGQDERAPRMSCQHAFTEKVDAREWDSGWIQPHYEDNHWELASVIGEVGMKPWDSLVPRSIPQLTEESVHPSRIESLSRVVPVPWSGCIDMRNQMIPGSESDANAYRYAGYAGTSIRVREACEAVIVFSYTPPHFQGMVLNGKRYGKTDFEAVRSEKWVRVALEKGDNLLLMALAGDDHGRGIFMGLDCPVPFELVSPLEDPSPGLSPFFSIGPMVSYEYIDHQYSQEDRRKQALITACGRNELPGPEYGEEGSRLVSAYLAAGQAASREELSAFREWIRPVPEAFVSQESLRTLCSWKKEEEAMPVPAQLQSIVAANSAPGVIPVYETGDTEFIVDFGRQLSGYVTFEVEAEEGTILDLYGFEYMRDGWIQHTYYLENTLRYVCREGRQRYTSPIRRGLRYLMVTVRGAGKPVPCYGIRMELSHFPAPEIGKFHSSDSALNEIWRISRHTTKLCMEDTFVDCPAYEQTFWVGDSRNEALIAYYLFGAEEIVKRCLELVPGSKDQSPLFADQVPSGWSSVIPNWTFFWVNACVEYYERTGDLGFAASIYPHAAYTLDHYLMKRDEHGLLSLDAWNFLDWAPIDQPREGIVSHQNMFLVKALQGGAQLASLAGDTAKEAEYTTAARNLAESINYHLWSEEKQAYLDCIHADGRKSTIFSMQSQVVALLCGIPEGGRKAELERMLLTPPEDFVPIGSPFMSFFYYEALDQAGLYKTMIEDIRQQYGEMLEYEATTCWEMYPKKKDGRTDEHNLTRSHCHAWSAAPAYFLGAVVLGVRSSTPGWRKVIVEPNPCGLTWARGSVPLPEEGRVDVSWKAGADGKLHLQVWVPETVDVEVRLPDGVEGTVEVHRQSRRT, encoded by the coding sequence ATGAACTCAGTGAGAACCGAATGGCACGCCCATTGGATATGGGGCGGAACGGAGGAGAGTCCGCGCAATCAATGGCGGTGCTTCCGCAGAACCTTCGAGGTACCCGTTGAAGGCTGGAACGAGGGAACCTTATCGATTTCGGCGGATTCCCGCTATGTTCTCTATGTGAATGGAGAGCAGGTCGGCCGCGGGCCCTCGCGCAGCTGGCCGAGCGAGCAGTCCTATGACACTTATGAGGTCGGTCATCTGCTCCGGCCCGGACAGCCGAATACGATCGCCGCGCTCGTTCAGCATTTCGGGGTTTCCACCTTCTATTATATTCGGGGAAGGGGAGGGCTTCTCTGTCAGCTGGAGCTAACAGGTGAATCCGGCAACAGCTTCCGGATCGGAACCGGTGAAGGCTGGCTTACCTCCCGGTACCTCGGTCAGGATGAAAGAGCACCGCGGATGTCCTGCCAGCATGCTTTTACCGAGAAGGTGGACGCCCGGGAGTGGGACAGCGGCTGGATCCAGCCTCACTACGAGGACAATCACTGGGAACTGGCCTCCGTCATAGGCGAGGTAGGGATGAAGCCTTGGGATTCGCTCGTCCCGAGATCCATTCCTCAGCTGACAGAAGAATCCGTCCATCCCTCTCGCATTGAATCGTTAAGCCGGGTCGTTCCCGTGCCATGGTCAGGATGCATCGATATGCGGAATCAGATGATCCCGGGAAGTGAGAGCGATGCAAACGCTTACCGTTACGCGGGCTATGCCGGAACCTCCATACGGGTGCGGGAAGCGTGCGAAGCCGTCATTGTCTTCTCTTACACTCCCCCTCATTTTCAGGGGATGGTGCTGAATGGTAAGCGATATGGAAAAACGGATTTTGAGGCTGTCCGTTCGGAGAAATGGGTACGGGTTGCTTTGGAGAAAGGGGACAATCTTCTCCTCATGGCCCTGGCCGGTGACGACCACGGTAGAGGGATTTTCATGGGCTTGGACTGCCCGGTTCCGTTCGAGCTGGTCTCCCCGTTAGAAGACCCGAGTCCGGGCCTGTCTCCTTTCTTCTCGATAGGTCCTATGGTCAGCTACGAATACATCGACCATCAGTACAGCCAGGAGGATCGAAGAAAGCAGGCCCTCATCACCGCCTGCGGACGGAACGAGCTTCCCGGGCCGGAATATGGGGAGGAGGGCAGTCGATTGGTTTCGGCTTACCTTGCCGCCGGGCAAGCGGCCAGCCGGGAGGAGCTGTCGGCTTTCCGGGAGTGGATCCGACCGGTTCCGGAAGCCTTCGTGAGCCAGGAATCGCTGCGCACGCTCTGCTCCTGGAAGAAGGAAGAAGAAGCGATGCCCGTTCCCGCTCAACTTCAGTCTATCGTGGCCGCCAATTCGGCCCCGGGCGTGATTCCTGTCTATGAAACGGGGGATACCGAATTCATCGTTGATTTCGGGCGCCAGTTGTCCGGATATGTAACCTTTGAGGTGGAAGCCGAGGAAGGAACCATTCTGGATCTGTACGGCTTCGAGTACATGAGGGACGGTTGGATTCAGCATACCTATTACCTGGAGAACACGCTGCGCTATGTATGCCGGGAAGGCCGCCAGCGGTATACCTCCCCCATCCGCCGGGGCTTGCGTTATTTGATGGTCACGGTGCGGGGAGCGGGCAAGCCGGTCCCATGCTACGGCATCCGCATGGAGCTTAGTCATTTTCCGGCACCGGAGATCGGCAAGTTTCACAGCTCCGACTCTGCACTAAATGAAATCTGGCGGATCAGCCGGCATACGACGAAACTGTGCATGGAGGATACCTTTGTCGACTGCCCGGCCTATGAGCAAACGTTCTGGGTAGGTGACAGCCGCAACGAAGCCCTTATCGCTTATTACCTATTCGGGGCGGAGGAAATCGTTAAGCGCTGCCTGGAGCTGGTTCCCGGCTCGAAGGACCAGTCGCCTCTCTTTGCCGACCAGGTGCCTAGCGGATGGAGCAGCGTTATTCCGAACTGGACGTTCTTCTGGGTTAACGCGTGTGTGGAATATTACGAAAGAACAGGTGATCTTGGCTTCGCGGCCAGCATTTACCCGCATGCCGCCTACACGCTGGATCATTACCTGATGAAGCGGGACGAGCACGGGCTTCTTTCCCTCGATGCGTGGAATTTCCTGGACTGGGCCCCAATCGACCAGCCAAGAGAAGGGATCGTCTCCCACCAGAACATGTTTCTGGTCAAAGCCTTGCAGGGAGGCGCCCAGCTGGCTTCCCTGGCCGGTGATACCGCAAAGGAAGCGGAATATACAACCGCCGCCCGGAATCTTGCGGAATCGATCAACTATCATCTGTGGTCGGAGGAGAAGCAGGCTTACCTGGATTGTATCCATGCGGATGGAAGGAAGTCCACCATCTTCAGTATGCAGTCCCAGGTGGTAGCCCTGCTCTGCGGAATTCCGGAAGGCGGAAGGAAAGCGGAACTCGAACGGATGCTGCTTACCCCGCCTGAGGACTTCGTTCCGATCGGCAGTCCGTTTATGTCCTTCTTCTACTACGAAGCGCTTGACCAGGCGGGATTATACAAGACGATGATCGAAGACATCCGCCAACAGTATGGCGAGATGCTGGAATACGAAGCGACCACCTGCTGGGAGATGTATCCCAAGAAGAAGGACGGCCGGACGGATGAACACAACTTGACGAGAAGCCACTGTCATGCCTGGTCAGCCGCGCCTGCCTACTTCCTCGGCGCCGTGGTACTGGGAGTTCGAAGTTCCACTCCGGGATGGCGCAAAGTCATCGTGGAGCCGAACCCTTGCGGACTCACATGGGCACGGGGCAGTGTTCCGTTGCCTGAAGAAGGCCGAGTGGATGTATCCTGGAAGGCCGGGGCCGACGGCAAGCTGCACCTTCAGGTATGGGTTCCGGAGACCGTAGATGTGGAGGTGCGCCTTCCCGATGGGGTGGAGGGCACCGTTGAAGTCCATCGTCAGAGCCGCAGGACGTAA
- a CDS encoding carbohydrate ABC transporter permease: MVETKSWTGRVLSTANYVLMIALSLLCILPLIHIAAISFSSNLAASSGQVSLWPVDFTTDAYHFVLGKPDFLHSLAVTLKRVAIGVPINLLLTLLMAYPLSKEQRVFPWRTAYAWFVVFTMLFHGGLIPLYMTVRETGILNTIWALILPGAVPVFNVVLVLNFFRQLPKELEEAAFIDGAGHWTMLAKVFVPLSLPVLATITLFSTVGHWNAWFDGMIFMKSPEHYPLQTYLRTIIIKLDFTSLGSEDAIREAENISERTTRAAQIFLGSLPILLVYPFLQKYFMKGMVLGSVKG; encoded by the coding sequence TTGGTTGAAACCAAATCATGGACGGGAAGAGTGCTTTCTACCGCCAACTATGTTTTGATGATCGCTTTGTCGCTGTTATGCATCCTTCCCTTGATCCATATCGCGGCCATATCGTTCAGCTCCAATCTGGCGGCTTCCTCCGGGCAGGTGAGCTTGTGGCCGGTTGATTTTACTACGGATGCGTACCATTTCGTGCTGGGCAAGCCGGATTTTCTCCACTCGCTGGCCGTTACCTTGAAGAGGGTTGCTATCGGCGTGCCGATCAACCTTCTGCTCACCTTGCTGATGGCGTATCCCTTGTCGAAGGAGCAGAGGGTGTTTCCCTGGCGGACGGCCTATGCCTGGTTCGTCGTCTTTACGATGCTGTTTCACGGGGGGCTCATTCCGCTGTATATGACGGTCCGCGAAACAGGGATATTGAACACCATCTGGGCCCTGATTCTGCCTGGGGCGGTACCTGTCTTCAACGTGGTGCTCGTGCTCAATTTCTTTCGTCAGCTTCCGAAGGAGCTGGAGGAGGCGGCCTTTATCGATGGGGCCGGCCACTGGACAATGCTCGCGAAAGTCTTTGTGCCGCTGTCCCTGCCCGTCTTGGCCACGATTACCCTGTTCTCCACGGTCGGCCACTGGAACGCCTGGTTCGACGGGATGATCTTCATGAAATCACCGGAGCATTACCCCTTGCAAACCTATTTGCGCACGATTATCATCAAGCTGGATTTTACTTCGCTCGGCTCGGAGGACGCGATCCGGGAAGCGGAGAATATTTCCGAGCGGACGACGAGGGCGGCGCAAATCTTTCTAGGTTCCCTGCCGATCCTGCTGGTCTACCCCTTCCTGCAGAAGTATTTTATGAAAGGGATGGTCCTCGGCAGCGTCAAAGGATAA
- a CDS encoding ABC transporter permease, translating into MFLPGALLLLIYHYVPAFGFVIAFQNFVPAKGIFHSKWVGWDNFTFLLQLPNFYQVVFNTLYISVMKVIAGQVVPIAVAILLNEMRLRWVKRSVQTLIYLPHFMSWVILGGILIDILSPTKGIVNQVIRAFGGEPIFFLGTPSLFPYVLVGSDLWKDFGFSTIVYLAALTSINPNLYEAAVVDGANRWKQIVNITLPGMAPVIILMATLSLGQILNAGFEQVFNLYSPTVYETGDIIDTLVYRMGLVQAQYALATAVGFFKSIVSLLLISTSYYLAYRFANYRIF; encoded by the coding sequence ATGTTCTTACCGGGGGCCTTGCTGCTATTAATTTATCATTACGTTCCCGCCTTCGGGTTCGTTATCGCGTTTCAGAACTTTGTACCGGCCAAGGGCATCTTTCATTCGAAATGGGTAGGCTGGGATAATTTCACTTTCCTGCTGCAGCTTCCCAATTTCTATCAGGTCGTGTTCAATACGCTGTATATTTCCGTCATGAAAGTGATCGCCGGCCAAGTGGTTCCGATCGCGGTTGCGATCCTGCTTAACGAGATGAGGCTGAGATGGGTTAAGCGCAGTGTGCAAACGTTGATTTATTTGCCGCATTTTATGTCCTGGGTCATCCTGGGAGGGATTCTGATTGACATTCTGTCCCCCACCAAAGGAATCGTCAACCAGGTGATCCGGGCGTTCGGTGGAGAACCGATCTTCTTTCTGGGGACCCCTTCCTTGTTTCCCTATGTGCTCGTAGGCTCAGACTTATGGAAGGATTTCGGCTTCAGCACCATTGTTTACCTGGCCGCCCTGACGAGCATCAACCCCAACCTGTACGAAGCGGCCGTGGTCGATGGAGCAAACCGCTGGAAGCAGATCGTGAACATCACTTTACCGGGGATGGCCCCGGTGATTATTTTGATGGCCACCTTAAGCCTCGGCCAAATTCTAAATGCGGGCTTCGAGCAGGTCTTCAACCTGTACAGCCCTACGGTTTATGAGACCGGCGATATTATCGACACGCTCGTCTACCGGATGGGTCTCGTACAAGCCCAATACGCCCTCGCGACGGCGGTCGGCTTCTTCAAATCCATCGTCTCGCTGCTGCTTATTTCCACCTCGTATTATCTCGCCTACCGGTTTGCCAACTACCGGATTTTCTAG
- a CDS encoding extracellular solute-binding protein: protein MKRLAYHAALLAGTMLAGSLLGACSQGNEEKQSDAAPTEQKDPNAKFDPPINVRMVLSQAVNTTFPEGDSMSNNLWTRTLLEETGIQIKSDWTVDETQYNEKLNVAIASGELPDVFQVTPTQLQQLVDSDMLADLTKVYKQYISPLADEKLREDGNIGINSATFDGKLMALPYTTAAMDGATMVWLRKDWLDNLGIPEPKTMQDVLAISKAFKNNDPDKNGKNDTVGIGFRKDIFSAFGGMTGFFNSYHAYKNMWIADPKSGGLVQGLIQPEMKQALAKLQELYKSGEIEKEFSVKGTPQLQEDIATGRVGLVFGAMADPLSNLNKSMKNDPKAVWECYPLLSIDDKPVKPQISSSPPVYFVVNKNAKHPEAIMKMMNLWVEKCFGKTADGKFDYDNGFPSHKYFTVRTYGARKNLNNYLNIQEALKTGDTSKLNPGQQLNYDQVKKYLGGDKSYWNYAKIFGPEGSLGIVNKYFNEKLLLPDAYYGIPTSTMVKRSSTTGDLVEQTFMKIIMGAPIDTFDSFVENWNKLGGAEITKEVNDWYAKQKK, encoded by the coding sequence TTGAAACGTTTGGCTTATCACGCTGCCCTATTGGCAGGAACCATGCTGGCGGGGAGCCTCCTGGGCGCTTGCTCCCAAGGGAACGAGGAGAAACAGAGCGATGCCGCTCCAACGGAGCAGAAGGATCCCAATGCCAAGTTCGATCCGCCGATCAATGTAAGAATGGTCCTGTCCCAGGCCGTTAACACGACTTTCCCGGAAGGCGATTCCATGAGCAACAACTTGTGGACGCGCACGCTGCTGGAGGAAACCGGCATCCAGATCAAGAGCGACTGGACGGTGGACGAGACGCAATATAACGAGAAGCTGAACGTGGCTATCGCTTCCGGTGAGCTTCCGGACGTCTTCCAGGTGACCCCCACCCAGCTGCAGCAGCTGGTGGATTCGGATATGTTGGCCGATCTGACAAAGGTCTACAAGCAATACATATCTCCGCTCGCCGACGAGAAGCTTCGGGAAGACGGCAACATCGGCATCAACTCCGCGACGTTCGACGGAAAATTGATGGCGCTTCCCTATACGACGGCGGCAATGGACGGAGCAACCATGGTGTGGCTCCGCAAGGACTGGCTCGACAATCTGGGGATTCCCGAGCCGAAGACGATGCAGGACGTTCTGGCGATCTCCAAGGCCTTCAAGAACAACGACCCCGACAAGAACGGCAAGAACGATACGGTGGGGATCGGCTTCCGCAAGGATATCTTCAGCGCTTTTGGCGGGATGACCGGGTTCTTTAATTCGTACCATGCCTACAAGAACATGTGGATCGCCGATCCCAAATCGGGAGGGCTTGTCCAGGGCCTGATTCAGCCCGAAATGAAGCAGGCGCTCGCCAAGCTTCAGGAGCTGTATAAGTCGGGGGAGATCGAGAAGGAATTCTCCGTCAAAGGAACCCCCCAGCTTCAAGAAGACATTGCCACGGGACGCGTGGGGCTGGTGTTCGGGGCCATGGCGGACCCGCTGTCTAACCTGAACAAATCGATGAAGAACGACCCGAAGGCGGTCTGGGAATGCTATCCGCTGCTTTCCATTGACGACAAGCCCGTCAAACCGCAAATCTCTTCCTCGCCTCCGGTTTACTTCGTGGTCAACAAGAACGCCAAGCATCCGGAAGCCATCATGAAGATGATGAACCTCTGGGTGGAGAAATGCTTCGGCAAAACCGCCGACGGCAAATTCGATTACGACAACGGGTTTCCGTCCCACAAGTATTTTACCGTTCGGACTTACGGCGCCCGAAAGAATCTGAATAACTACTTGAATATTCAAGAGGCTCTGAAGACGGGAGACACGAGCAAGCTTAACCCGGGACAGCAGCTCAATTACGATCAGGTTAAGAAATACCTGGGCGGGGACAAGAGCTACTGGAACTACGCCAAAATCTTTGGACCCGAGGGCTCGCTTGGAATCGTTAACAAGTATTTCAACGAAAAGCTTCTTCTTCCTGACGCTTATTACGGCATTCCGACCAGTACCATGGTCAAAAGAAGCAGCACGACCGGGGACTTGGTGGAGCAGACCTTCATGAAGATTATTATGGGTGCTCCGATCGATACCTTCGATTCGTTCGTCGAGAACTGGAATAAGCTCGGAGGCGCGGAAATCACCAAAGAGGTTAACGACTGGTACGCGAAACAGAAGAAATAA
- a CDS encoding SIMPL domain-containing protein has translation MKEHCPNVIEVIGVGKVNAVPDEAVIVLGVDSQGLELQKVQAENAATVSTIIRSLLALSVPRENIQTTDYRIEPQYDYPDGKAVFRGYKVTHLLRIENGEIGLTGQIVDTAVSQGANNVSSISFDVKHREAYVQEALSLAIRNARQKAEAIAVTLRIPLPALPCEVQELPPASGPVPYSAALYAKSEAATPIQPGQISITASVRVTYPIS, from the coding sequence ATGAAAGAGCATTGCCCGAATGTGATAGAGGTGATCGGGGTAGGCAAGGTGAATGCGGTTCCGGACGAGGCGGTGATCGTACTTGGCGTGGACTCGCAAGGCTTGGAGCTGCAAAAGGTCCAGGCCGAGAATGCCGCTACCGTTTCGACCATAATCCGCTCCCTGCTGGCCTTATCCGTTCCGCGCGAAAACATCCAGACGACGGACTACCGGATTGAGCCCCAGTACGATTACCCCGACGGCAAGGCCGTGTTCCGGGGCTATAAGGTAACGCATCTGCTTCGAATCGAGAACGGGGAAATCGGCCTGACCGGCCAAATCGTCGACACCGCCGTTTCGCAAGGAGCCAACAACGTAAGCAGCATTTCCTTTGATGTTAAGCACCGGGAGGCCTACGTTCAGGAGGCATTGTCCCTCGCCATCCGCAACGCCCGGCAGAAAGCGGAAGCAATCGCGGTGACCTTGCGCATTCCACTTCCGGCCCTTCCCTGTGAAGTTCAGGAGCTTCCGCCCGCTTCCGGCCCGGTCCCCTACTCCGCCGCCCTGTATGCCAAAAGCGAAGCGGCCACCCCGATCCAGCCCGGGCAGATTTCCATCACCGCTTCGGTGCGTGTTACGTACCCCATCTCCTGA